The following nucleotide sequence is from Brassica napus cultivar Da-Ae chromosome A2 unlocalized genomic scaffold, Da-Ae chrA02_Random_28, whole genome shotgun sequence.
ATCATAATTTAATGCCATTTGTAAAACCGGAAAACCCAGCTGGGGTGAATGTTAATATAAATACCGTTCAAATGTAATGTGCCGTTTCCACTTGCTTGATTTTGGACTGATTGGTCGATTAATTATGGCGCCTGTGGAATACGGCTCAAACCTAATATCGAGGCTAATTATTAACACTCTGACGGGGTAGTCGAGGAATTTTACAATATCGAcacattaaataatattttaattatggcGCGTGTGGAAACTCTGCGTTTCATCATGTCGTCTTTCTCACCCTAATTCCATGTTATTCTGTTTCGTTCTGAAATTGTTTTGAGAATAAAATGTCTTCTTTATCGGCCGTTTCAAGAAATTCTTACAGACGCCGTTCGAACGTGGAAAGAGAAACGCCGAAACAGTGTTGGTGTGGTGAACCCTGTTACATTTCTACATCTGGAACCTTTACAAATCCAGGAAGATTGTATTATGCGGCGGAAAAGGATTAATAAGGTtcgttttggtttttatttcgCATGTTCTGTTACGTAGTACTTAGATCTGATTATATTGTGGAAACAGAGACATTTATTCAAATGGGCGGATGAGTGTTTGGTTGAAGAGGTTGATGATATTAAGTCACTGATAAGTGGCATGAACAAAGACATCTCGGAATTCAGAGTTAACGTTGCTCTGTTgcagaaagagattgaagtaatgaAGACGGCGTCTGGgggaaaaggagaagaatgtATGAGTCAGGGTCGGTGTTTGAGGAATGTGTTTGTTTGTGGGGTTGGAATGTCGTTACTTTGCTACTACTACTACTTTGTCTAGTAATGTTTTGTAAGTCAGCCTACGATTAATATAACTCAGACTTAACGTATTATAGTAACTCAGCCCGTTATGTATAAAGTAACTCAGTTGTTAGTAACTCGGCCGTTATGTATAAGTAACTCAGTTGTAAAGTGTAaagtaactcagccgtaaagtGTAAAGAAACTCAGTTAACTCATCATTGTTTATACCACAACGAACATTATCACTCACCCACTTTCATTATTATGGGACGTTTCCACTTGCTTGATTTGACTAAGTTGTCGATTAATGGTGGCGCGTGTTTAAAATATCGAGGCTAATTATTACTTTAACTCAGCCACGATATGAGAATATCGATGCTAATTATTACTCCATCTGTTGGTTTGTAATTGACGTTTTACATGTCTGCACGTAAACTAAGAAATCTGAACGTTTTGCAACGCACGTAAATGAACCTATTTTTTTCAAGTGTTTAATACATAATAAATCATCCGTGATAAAACAGTAATGCAGCCGTAATTGAACAATAAATCAGCCAAAGAAACAATAACCAAGCCTTCATTACATTcatttgaacttaaaaaaaaatagcacaGAACTTAAAATAATAAGGTACCAATAGATTACATTTTCACCACTTTCTTGTGTCCCTGATAACGCTTATCGgtttttaaaatcacaaaaaacaaGCCAACCTCTTTGATCCACAAAAACAGCACTCACACATGTTGTCATCCTTAGTTGTATCAAGGTGCCACAAGCAGAGACATTGTCGCTACACATGTGTTGCACATTGGCATCTGTAGAACGACATAACAAACTTTGAAATGAACAGCGCCCTATTTTGGCGAAACTCGTCAGAATGCCACAAACCCCATCCCCATTTCACAGATCGCACTAGTTTCCCTATCCTCTGAACCCATTCTCTTGGAATACCGTGAAAATACTGTGCATCACACAAAAAGATTGCTTGAGTAATGCGTGTGTATACACAGCACGCTTCATGAGAGTAATGCCTTCTTCGTGACGGCCGAATGTGAAGTAGAATTGTACACCCTTTATATAAAGTGTGCTTAAATTTCCCTCAGTGTAGCAAGATTTCAACAACTGCGAATGCATATTGAGTTCCCAGGGAACGGATAACACATCGTAAAAATAGTATACACCACGCCACTCTGCTAACGCTTTCATCGACTTGGACGATGCTTTGAGGCCATAGAGATCTTGGAAGGAGTTACGGGCCACACGTTCAACCACCAACGCCTGAATTTCTTCAGACAATTCAAGAAGAGGGAATATTCCAtttagatagagagagaagttGTGTAAAAAATAGAGAGATGAACATATACATCCGTTCGAGAAATGCCTTATTTATAAGAGAAGCCGGTTATTTACTTCGCGACGTTTGGAATTTTGGGCGTGAATTATGAGTGAAAACAAGAACCCAGCCGTAATTcaaatacatgaaaatccctaATCCAGCTGtaatatataagtgaaaacaagaACCCAGCCGTAattcaaataaatgaaaatctCTAATCCAGCTGAatatatataagtgaaaacaaaaacccagcCGTAATTCAAAACATGAAAATCCATACAACACTTGCTTAAATCTGACAAGTTTTCGCATTATGGCCACTATGTCTACATCGAGAACATGTGTGTTCTTTCCTAGGACGTTTGTTTTGAAGTGCAACTTCTAAAGCATATTTCATCCTATTTTTCTTAGGTCTTCCTGGTTGTTGACGAATATACGGGGGCAAGCACGGTTGGTCTGCCACGATTTCTGCTTCGTCAGCCGGCATGATAGATTCAGCGTATGCGCTCACCAAATATTCACTGTTATAGTACGGACTGCACAGGGATATACGACAAACATTGTTGTACTCCGCAGCTGCGATTACGTGTACACATGGTAATTTCTCGCGTTCGAAACGCCGACATGTGCACTTTCGCTCTACCAAATTAACAACATTCAAAGACTCGCTAGAAGATCCATATTTAACTTCAGTGTGATGATCATCAATCCTTTGGACCGTCAATTCTCTGGCGGCAGTTACACGACcctattaataaatatgaaacgaCTGAGTTATTACATATTATGGctgatttaataattataatggCTGTCTTATGAATTTTATGAAACGGCTGACTTGAGAATTTTATGAAATGGCACTTATTTTTACTGTTACGACTGACTTACATGTAGTAGTTTCTCGACGCCACATGTAAGCGTCGTTGGCTGCGATCTGGCATCCTCTCTCCGTTCAGCAAACCATCTGGTCATCATAACCCGTATCGATTTTAATATTCGAACAATGTTTAGACCTCTTGCATGTGACAATGCTCTGTTCATTGATTCCGCTATGTTtgtagtcatcaaattgtacctCTCGCCCGGCAAATGAACACGCGTCCACAGGCGGACATCAGCTCTTTGGAGGTAGCCGTGGAGTGCAGGATGAATCGCTTCAATCTCCTCGAAAATCGGTGTAAAGTGAGACATCCTAAAACATCTTGCcgctttcttcaccagacggAATGCTTCTTTTCCTTTGTACCGTCCCAATATGTTCTTATATAAATGGTAGGTGCATATTCCCCGAGCAGCCAACGGATACACATTTCTAATTGCTTTTCCTATCGAGTTATGCCTGTCCGAGATTATCGCAAGACCCTCGTCGTCAGGAATCAGAAGTTTTAGTTGCGTAAAAAACCAATGCCACGAATCATCTTTTTTTGTGTCAACCATTGCGAAGGCTATTGGAAAAAATCTGGAAGTTACCGTCCTGAGCTAGTGCTGTGAGTAGCCTCCCTTTGTATTTACCATTGAGAAACGTACCGTCGACTACAACAACTTTGCGCATGAAAGGAAACCCACTAACGCTCGCACCAAAGACAAGAAACACATACATGAATCTTCCAAGCTCATCGATTTGAAGACGCGTAACTGTACACCGATTTGCCCTTCTTATCATGTATAAGTAAGAAGGCAAGCTTTCAAACCCACACTCAGGTGTTCCCTCATCGATTTCCCTTGCAAATTTCAACGTCCGGTGTGATTTCCAATAATCCATCTGTTCACATGAAAAAAACGATCCTCATTACTCAGCCACATCAAATAATTAAGACAGCCATAACGTACTGAATAACTCAACCCTATTTTACTATAACTCGGCCGCATCTAAATATATAGTAACCTAGCCGAATTGTATGATTATGTCAGCCTGTACATTTGACATTAATCAGCCGTGACGTTGAAAATAACTTAGCCACAACAAAGTAATTACCTTTACCAAACTGCTTAGTGATAGCTATTCCGACGCCCGTAGGGCGAACGGCCGGACCAACGTCGCCGAGAAAGTTCTTGTACAACATACCTAAAATATCTGGTGTTGCTTGTCGAGATCGATTAGAACGCTCTGTGCAGGAACATGTATGCTTCGAATCGTAAATACGAACAAAAAACGCCTTGGATTCTTCTTGGGTAGAAGCACAAACTCTCCAGAAACATCCATCAACCCAACACTTAAAAACGTATGATGTCGGGGTTGATGTTTctacatcaaaatcaaatttatacctCACTGTAAGAAGTTTCAGTCGTCTCTCCAAATCGTCTTTACTATCGTAACGTTGACCTACCGCAATGTCTATCGACGACATCTCCAAACTAAGAACCTCCAGATTCCCTTTAGATCTGCTCATCGAGAGGTTCTGATATCTCTTCTTGGGAGGTAGCGTTGGTGAATCTTCGTCATCTGTAGGAGACTCACCATATGAGCTGAAGTTATCATATTCAGATGACGCACCGTCTGAATCGTCGAACATATCAAATCGgctttcaaattcatcatcttcttcgttttctttgcctatttcatcttctccgacTACGTCATGTTTTTCTCCTTCGACATTACTAGAGCAGTCATTCTCATTATCCTCTTGTTCCTTCTCCAGACTGCAACCATCGTAACTCCCACTGTAATTTTCGTCTCTGGACTCAACTACTGAAGCTTCTGCTTCTACTTCTGAGCCAAAGCTCAACAATGTTTTACTCTTCTCGCTTGCTTTGTTCTCCGTAATCTCCACACAGAGACGTAGTCTTTCGATTTTCTTCAGGCTTAGAAAACCTTGCAATTGCCGAGTATTGGACATGTAAACTGGTGGAGTGTCGTGCGCCATCGTTTTTAATGCTTTATTCGAGAACATGTAGCTAAGCTGAATATGATCCTTCAAATCATTCAATCCGTAATCTTCGAGAACAGACTTTTCGAAATCTTCATGTGTTGTTTTCTCATCTAAATGAAGAAATTTACACCCTCTACTGTCGACGTTgaatacatatttgttttttttaatccacGTACCGGAAACAATAATTACCGGATCCATAACCAgctgagaaagatgaagacgATAGATAActaagatgaagaagaacatGAACAGTCTCATAAAGCAAGTTATAAATTTTGTTCATTAGTGATGACATGGCAAGGAGTTTGTTGACATGGCGGATTCCGAGTCTGTATCTTGGATTTTTCATAAAACTCAGCCAAAAAGTTAACATTACCTCAGTCTTTAAGTAACAATAACTCGGCTATTACGTATTTAATTAACCCAGTTATGCTCGAGTTTAATAACACTCTAACAAAATATCTCAGTTATTATGAAACtaaaactcagccgtaattaaaagaaaacaacCCAGccataatgtaaaatataaaccaGCCGTAATAATATCACagcaaaaaacataaaaagagaaATGATTCTGATAGAATACATCTTCACCACTTCCTTGTGTCCATAATCACGCTCA
It contains:
- the LOC125594018 gene encoding uncharacterized protein LOC125594018; this translates as MAHDTPPVYMSNTRQLQGFLSLKKIERLRLCVEITENKASEKSKTLLSFGSEVEAEASVVESRDENYSGSYDGCSLEKEQEDNENDCSSNVEGEKHDVVGEDEIDDEDSPTLPPKKRYQNLSMSRSKGNLEVLSLEMSSIDIAMDYWKSHRTLKFAREIDEGTPECGFESLPSYLYMIRRANRCTVTRLQIDELGRFMYVFLVFGASVSGFPFMRKVVVVDGTFLNGKYKGRLLTALAQDDDSWHWFFTQLKLLIPDDEGLAIISDRHNSIGKAIRNVYPLAARGICTYHLYKNILGRYKGKEAFRLVKKAARCFRMSHFTPIFEEIEAIHPALHGYLQRADVRLWTRVHLPGERWFAERREDARSQPTTLTCGVEKLLHGRVTAARELTVQRIDDHHTEVKYGSSSESLNVVNLVERKCTCRRFEREKLPCVHVIAAAEYNNVCRISLCSPYYNSEYLVSAYAESIMPADEAEIVADQPCLPPYIRQQPGRPKKNRMKYALEVALQNKRPRKEHTCSRCRHSGHNAKTCQI